A single window of Vibrio campbellii CAIM 519 = NBRC 15631 = ATCC 25920 DNA harbors:
- a CDS encoding copper chaperone PCu(A)C, which produces MKAKHAIKTLALSALLLSPLAQANLNVMPHEPYARAMAPGAVTSAVFVTFANRSQEDINIVAAETPVAGKVELHDVIKEGDMMKMRQVDHITLAAKGTTELKPGSLHIMLFDLKQPLNEGDEIEVTVTYDNGQKQSFTAPVKKVMAGMKKHEHHH; this is translated from the coding sequence ATGAAAGCTAAGCACGCAATCAAAACGTTGGCACTCTCCGCCCTACTTCTAAGCCCTTTAGCGCAAGCAAATCTCAACGTGATGCCACATGAGCCGTATGCACGAGCAATGGCGCCAGGTGCGGTCACTAGTGCTGTGTTTGTGACCTTTGCTAACCGAAGCCAAGAAGACATCAATATCGTTGCAGCGGAAACCCCAGTGGCAGGAAAAGTCGAGCTACACGATGTGATTAAAGAAGGCGATATGATGAAGATGCGTCAAGTAGACCACATCACACTAGCGGCAAAAGGGACCACCGAGCTAAAACCGGGCAGCCTACACATTATGTTATTCGATCTTAAGCAGCCGCTTAATGAAGGTGACGAAATCGAAGTCACCGTGACTTACGACAACGGTCAAAAGCAAAGCTTTACCGCACCGGTCAAAAAAGTCATGGCGGGAATGAAAAAGCACGAACATCACCATTAA
- the malT gene encoding HTH-type transcriptional regulator MalT: protein MWIPSKLTRPGRLHNAIVRPRVLDLLQQAPYYKLVLFRSPAGYGKTTMAAQWLSDKPNVGWYSIDDSDNDGFRFVNYLLQALNKATNYKCSNAQKLAEKRQFSSLRSLFSEVFAEMADFQHECYVVLDDYHLITNDEIHESMRFFLKHMPDNLTVVVTSRAAPPLGTANLRVRDLMIEIGNEMLAFDTEETTRFFNQRIADGIDEDMANNLRTYVEGWPSALQLIALQAQHQNRTLAQTVESVSQFNHAHLWDYLVEEVFDLLDQETRHFLMQVSVLDHFNDELVFALTQREDALGIIESLNRFGLFIYPLLEGEQNWFRFHNLFGEFLSHERLARIPQQEKDLHRNAAVAWLKQKAPHQAIHHAQKSNDTDLLVEILNEFGWKMFNQGELTTLESAINQLDKDLLFSHPKLSMLRAWLAQSQHRYNQVGKLLAEAEEEHKKRNIEIDSGYQGQANALLAQVAINSNQPEHALELAELALSQLDPTVYRSRIVATSVVGEVNHVLGKLDRALPMMQQTEKLARQYQVYHQALWAILQQSEIMIAQGYVQAAFELQDSGFRLIEDQQLQHVPLHEFLLRIRAQVLWCWNRLDEAEECAYKGLQILENHSPSKHLHSYSMLARIAIGRGELDKAGKFIEHIQHLMKQSTYHVDWTANASLSLILFWQARGNTEAIQEWLNTAVRPESACNHFQQLQWRNIARAHINLGQYDEAREALDFLQSEARRTNLVTDTNRNLVVEAILAARQKDEEQAKTLLKEALVMTNQTGMVGNFLTDGATIGGLLEKLSLRHELGDLERHRAQQLMKDISSNQRSRSIHFDEDFIEKLVNHPNVPELVRTSPLTQREWQVLGLIYSGFSNEQIAQELDVAGTTIKTHIRNLYQKLNIANRKEAIVTAENLLQLMGY, encoded by the coding sequence ATGTGGATTCCATCTAAACTTACCCGCCCTGGCCGCTTGCATAATGCGATCGTCCGCCCGCGAGTATTGGACTTACTGCAACAAGCGCCTTACTACAAACTGGTACTGTTTCGCTCGCCAGCTGGTTATGGGAAAACCACCATGGCAGCGCAGTGGCTATCAGATAAACCCAATGTGGGTTGGTACAGCATTGATGACAGTGATAACGATGGTTTTCGCTTCGTCAACTATTTGCTGCAAGCTTTAAACAAAGCGACCAACTACAAATGCTCCAACGCACAAAAATTGGCTGAGAAACGTCAGTTCTCTTCTTTACGCTCTTTATTCAGCGAAGTTTTCGCTGAGATGGCAGATTTTCAGCACGAATGCTATGTCGTTTTAGATGACTACCATTTGATCACTAACGACGAAATTCACGAGTCAATGCGCTTCTTCTTAAAGCACATGCCAGACAACCTGACTGTGGTAGTCACTAGCCGTGCGGCGCCACCATTGGGTACTGCGAACCTTCGCGTCCGTGATCTGATGATTGAAATCGGCAACGAGATGTTGGCGTTTGATACCGAAGAAACTACTCGTTTCTTTAACCAACGCATTGCCGATGGCATCGATGAAGATATGGCCAATAACCTGCGCACTTACGTAGAGGGCTGGCCATCCGCGCTACAGCTAATCGCACTGCAAGCGCAGCACCAGAACCGTACACTGGCACAAACCGTAGAATCGGTGTCTCAATTTAACCACGCGCATCTGTGGGATTACCTCGTAGAGGAAGTCTTTGACCTTCTCGACCAAGAAACCCGTCATTTCTTAATGCAAGTGTCGGTGCTTGACCACTTCAACGACGAGCTCGTGTTTGCCCTGACTCAGCGTGAAGACGCGCTAGGCATAATTGAATCACTCAACCGCTTCGGCTTGTTTATCTATCCATTATTAGAAGGTGAGCAAAACTGGTTCCGCTTCCATAACCTATTTGGTGAGTTCTTATCTCATGAGCGCCTTGCTCGCATTCCTCAACAAGAAAAAGACCTACATCGCAATGCCGCGGTTGCTTGGCTTAAACAAAAAGCCCCTCATCAAGCGATTCATCACGCCCAAAAGTCCAACGACACCGATCTGCTCGTAGAAATCTTGAATGAGTTCGGCTGGAAGATGTTCAACCAAGGCGAGTTGACGACCCTAGAGTCTGCCATCAACCAACTTGATAAAGATCTGTTGTTCAGCCATCCGAAATTATCGATGTTGCGAGCGTGGCTAGCGCAGAGTCAACACCGCTATAACCAAGTAGGCAAACTGCTAGCGGAAGCAGAAGAAGAGCACAAGAAGCGTAATATTGAAATCGATTCTGGCTATCAAGGCCAAGCGAATGCCTTACTCGCTCAGGTCGCGATCAACAGCAACCAACCAGAGCACGCATTAGAGCTTGCCGAGCTTGCCTTAAGCCAGCTTGACCCAACCGTATACCGCAGCCGTATTGTGGCTACGTCGGTCGTCGGCGAAGTTAACCACGTATTAGGCAAACTGGATCGCGCATTGCCAATGATGCAGCAAACCGAAAAACTGGCGCGCCAGTATCAGGTTTACCACCAAGCCTTGTGGGCAATCTTGCAGCAAAGCGAAATCATGATCGCCCAAGGCTACGTTCAAGCCGCATTTGAACTTCAAGATTCTGGCTTCCGTCTGATTGAAGATCAGCAACTTCAACACGTTCCTCTTCATGAGTTCTTGTTACGTATTCGTGCGCAGGTACTGTGGTGCTGGAACCGCTTAGATGAAGCGGAAGAATGTGCGTACAAAGGCCTGCAAATTCTAGAAAACCACTCACCAAGTAAACACTTACACAGCTACTCAATGTTGGCTCGCATTGCCATTGGCCGTGGTGAGTTGGATAAAGCCGGCAAGTTCATCGAACATATCCAACATTTGATGAAGCAATCCACTTACCACGTTGACTGGACAGCAAATGCCTCACTTTCTCTGATCTTATTCTGGCAAGCGCGCGGCAATACAGAAGCGATTCAAGAATGGTTGAACACCGCCGTCCGTCCTGAATCGGCATGTAACCACTTCCAACAGTTGCAATGGCGTAATATTGCTCGTGCTCATATCAACCTTGGTCAGTATGATGAAGCGCGCGAAGCACTGGACTTTTTACAAAGCGAAGCTCGCCGTACGAATTTGGTCACGGATACGAACCGTAACTTGGTTGTCGAAGCCATCTTGGCAGCACGCCAGAAAGACGAAGAGCAAGCCAAAACACTGCTGAAAGAAGCACTGGTCATGACAAATCAGACAGGCATGGTAGGTAACTTCTTAACTGACGGTGCAACCATTGGTGGTCTGCTAGAGAAGCTGAGCTTACGTCATGAGTTGGGCGACCTAGAACGCCATCGTGCGCAACAGTTGATGAAAGACATTTCATCGAACCAACGCAGCCGTTCTATTCACTTCGATGAAGACTTTATCGAGAAGCTAGTCAATCACCCGAATGTACCGGAATTGGTTCGTACTAGCCCACTGACTCAACGCGAATGGCAAGTACTTGGCCTGATTTACTCTGGCTTTAGCAACGAGCAAATCGCACAAGAGCTGGATGTGGCAGGCACAACGATTAAGACTCACATTCGTAACTTGTACCAGAAGCTCAACATTGCCAACCGTAAGGAAGCGATCGTGACAGCGGAAAACTTATTGCAGCTAATGGGTTACTGA
- a CDS encoding DUF368 domain-containing protein, which produces MNYLITYFKGMAMGAADVVPGVSGGTIAFITGIYDTLLESIRRINPSLFSIWKKDGFKAAFSHINGFFLISLFAGIFTSIATLAKLISWLLETHPIPIWSFFFGLILVSVYHIIRQVEKRDAIRFVALLIGVGFAYSITVLKPLHMEPTAINTILAGAIAICAMILPGISGSFILLLIGMYAPVLGAVKGFQIDILALFLVGCVVGLLSFSHLLSWLLRKFRDVTLMFLTGLMIGTLPKIWPWKETLTWRTNSKGEQVPLLEQNLSPFEFEHITSQPSQLVLAVIMMLAAIALVLGLEKFADSNK; this is translated from the coding sequence ATGAACTATCTAATCACCTACTTTAAAGGAATGGCTATGGGTGCAGCTGATGTTGTCCCTGGCGTGTCAGGCGGCACCATTGCATTCATTACCGGCATTTACGACACGCTGCTAGAAAGCATTCGACGTATTAACCCATCACTTTTCTCGATTTGGAAAAAAGATGGCTTCAAAGCCGCATTTAGCCACATTAACGGCTTCTTCCTGATTTCATTGTTTGCAGGCATCTTCACCAGCATCGCAACTCTGGCTAAACTGATCAGTTGGTTACTAGAGACCCATCCAATTCCGATTTGGTCATTCTTCTTTGGTCTGATTTTGGTGTCGGTTTACCACATCATTCGCCAAGTAGAAAAGCGCGATGCGATTCGCTTTGTCGCACTATTAATTGGTGTTGGCTTTGCTTACAGCATCACGGTGCTAAAACCACTTCATATGGAACCAACGGCGATCAACACCATTCTTGCTGGTGCCATCGCAATCTGTGCGATGATTCTACCGGGCATCTCAGGTAGCTTTATTCTGCTGTTGATTGGCATGTACGCACCTGTTTTAGGCGCAGTGAAAGGTTTCCAAATTGATATCCTTGCGCTGTTCCTTGTTGGCTGTGTGGTCGGTCTGTTGTCCTTCTCTCATCTGTTATCTTGGTTACTCCGCAAGTTCCGCGATGTCACTCTGATGTTCCTTACAGGCTTGATGATCGGTACGCTACCAAAGATCTGGCCTTGGAAAGAGACGCTAACATGGCGTACAAACTCGAAAGGTGAACAAGTACCATTGCTAGAGCAAAACCTATCACCGTTTGAGTTTGAGCACATCACATCTCAGCCATCACAACTAGTGTTAGCTGTGATCATGATGCTAGCCGCTATCGCGCTGGTGCTTGGTTTAGAGAAGTTTGCAGATTCAAACAAGTAG
- a CDS encoding SCO family protein — translation MSRNWSLFLVVAFVLGFGTKTYLDGQKEVEKKPQQVATEQSVLFGEGDKPVDIFDTSDDRIRIVYFGFTRCPDVCPTSLAMLAGALNQIDDAQKAQLRPMFISLDPERDEADASAKYAHYFHPMIEGLSAPLDVTTPLAHKYGVIFRKTELEGSELKYTLDHSSYFYFLKPDGTLITKVPHTLTPAPIVEAITKLTAEGKTNES, via the coding sequence ATGAGCCGTAACTGGTCTCTTTTTCTCGTGGTTGCTTTCGTTCTCGGCTTTGGTACTAAAACGTATCTAGACGGCCAAAAAGAGGTAGAGAAAAAACCGCAACAAGTCGCTACCGAACAAAGCGTGCTGTTTGGCGAAGGCGATAAACCTGTCGATATCTTCGACACTAGTGATGATCGAATTCGTATTGTTTACTTTGGCTTTACGCGCTGCCCAGATGTGTGCCCAACCTCATTAGCCATGCTAGCCGGCGCTCTCAACCAAATCGACGATGCACAAAAAGCACAGTTGCGTCCGATGTTCATCTCACTTGATCCGGAACGCGACGAAGCAGATGCATCCGCTAAGTACGCCCATTACTTCCACCCAATGATTGAAGGTCTGTCAGCGCCACTTGATGTGACCACCCCACTTGCTCATAAGTACGGTGTCATTTTCCGTAAAACAGAGCTTGAAGGCTCGGAGCTGAAATACACACTCGACCACAGCTCTTACTTCTATTTCTTGAAGCCTGACGGCACACTTATCACCAAAGTGCCGCATACCTTAACGCCTGCGCCAATTGTCGAGGCAATAACCAAACTGACTGCAGAAGGAAAAACCAATGAAAGCTAA
- a CDS encoding glucose PTS transporter subunit EIIB, with amino-acid sequence MLKALSRVFKMLTQVNPNLVQDVDTIINAIGGMENLVETGACTTRLRLTLKDTSIVNQKALKAHGAHGVVIIDERHIQIIYGVKANTIHKRWQKVE; translated from the coding sequence ATGTTAAAAGCCCTTTCTCGCGTCTTCAAAATGCTGACGCAAGTGAATCCAAATCTAGTACAAGACGTCGATACTATTATTAACGCTATCGGTGGCATGGAGAATTTGGTGGAAACCGGTGCTTGCACGACAAGATTACGCCTAACTCTAAAAGACACCTCTATCGTGAATCAAAAAGCATTGAAAGCACACGGGGCACATGGCGTGGTGATCATTGATGAGCGGCATATTCAAATCATCTACGGCGTAAAAGCCAACACTATTCACAAGAGATGGCAGAAAGTCGAATAA
- the rsgA gene encoding ribosome small subunit-dependent GTPase A: MNKTHYFCETILTQPNPLKRLGWKPFFQQQLTLDDYENTLFARVIAHHRSGYVVVSEQGETHLSIQTSLPSMTVGDWVILNHQQQFSRLLERRSLFSRKAAGSRVAEQLIAANIDTVFIVCSLNHDFNLSRIERYLSLINETDVEPVIVLTKADLCEDADELMDQVQKLDPSLMVESVNGLEESSVATLMSWCGEGQTVAFIGSSGVGKSTLVNTLLGEQQQATGGIREDDSKGRHTTTSRSIHLLPSGAILMDTPGMREIQLADSETGVSETFADIEALAENCRFNDCQHQTEPGCAVQAAIEGGSLESRRFTNYQKLLREQAHNGATLAKQRAQYKQLSKMGRNVASEKRKRRQGY; this comes from the coding sequence ATGAATAAAACACATTATTTTTGTGAAACAATACTAACTCAGCCTAACCCATTAAAACGATTAGGTTGGAAACCGTTCTTTCAACAACAACTGACGTTAGACGATTACGAGAATACGCTTTTCGCGCGAGTGATTGCTCACCATCGTAGTGGTTATGTTGTGGTTAGCGAGCAAGGTGAAACTCACTTATCTATCCAAACATCACTACCCAGCATGACCGTTGGCGATTGGGTGATTCTAAACCACCAGCAGCAGTTTTCTCGTTTACTTGAGCGCCGCAGCTTATTCAGCCGTAAAGCCGCTGGTAGCAGGGTCGCTGAGCAGCTTATCGCCGCCAACATAGACACAGTATTTATCGTTTGTTCACTCAACCACGACTTTAACCTGAGCCGCATTGAACGTTACTTATCACTCATTAATGAAACCGACGTCGAGCCTGTTATTGTGCTAACGAAAGCAGACTTATGCGAGGATGCTGACGAACTCATGGATCAAGTACAAAAACTCGATCCGTCGCTTATGGTTGAAAGCGTGAATGGTCTGGAGGAATCGAGCGTTGCTACCTTGATGAGTTGGTGCGGTGAAGGTCAAACTGTCGCGTTCATCGGCTCTTCCGGAGTTGGAAAGTCAACCTTGGTGAACACTCTACTTGGCGAGCAACAACAAGCGACAGGTGGTATTCGTGAAGATGACAGCAAAGGTCGACACACTACGACCTCTCGTTCAATCCATCTACTGCCCTCTGGTGCAATCCTCATGGATACTCCAGGAATGCGTGAGATCCAGTTGGCTGATAGTGAAACAGGGGTCAGCGAAACCTTTGCTGATATTGAAGCGCTAGCAGAAAACTGCCGATTCAATGATTGCCAACATCAAACCGAACCTGGATGCGCGGTTCAAGCCGCGATTGAGGGTGGTTCATTGGAGTCGCGCCGCTTTACTAACTATCAAAAGTTATTACGCGAGCAAGCTCATAACGGTGCAACACTTGCAAAACAGCGAGCGCAGTACAAACAGTTAAGCAAAATGGGGCGTAACGTGGCCAGCGAAAAGCGCAAACGACGACAAGGTTACTAG
- the sstT gene encoding serine/threonine transporter SstT yields the protein MQHNSLVARYARGNLVLQILVGIVFGILLATISPSHAESVGILGSLFVGALKAIAPILVFILVAASIANQKKNQHTYMRPIVVLYLAGTFFAALTAVLLSFLFPTNLTLVTGAEGATPPQGIAEVLQTLLFKLVDNPVNALVEANYIGILAWGVGLGLALHHASATTKAVFEDLSHSVSHIVRFIIRLAPFGIFGLVASTFATTGFGALASYAHLLAVLLGSMMIIALVVNPAIVYFKTKENPYPLVFQCLRESGVTAFFTRSSAANIPVNMNLCKKLDLDEDTYSVSIPLGATINMAGAAITITTLTLAAVHTMGIEVDLMTAVLLSVVAAVSACGASGVAGGSLLLIPLACGLFGISNDVAMQVVAVGFIIGVIQDSAETALNSSTDVIFTAAVCKSEQKKAQ from the coding sequence ATGCAACACAACAGTCTCGTTGCCCGATACGCTCGCGGTAACCTCGTTCTCCAAATCCTTGTCGGTATCGTCTTTGGTATCTTGCTTGCAACGATCTCACCAAGCCACGCTGAGAGCGTTGGTATACTGGGTAGTCTATTTGTAGGTGCGCTAAAAGCGATTGCTCCAATATTGGTGTTCATCTTGGTCGCTGCGTCTATCGCGAACCAAAAGAAAAACCAACACACTTACATGCGTCCAATCGTAGTTCTTTACCTAGCGGGCACTTTCTTTGCAGCATTAACCGCAGTGTTACTAAGCTTCCTTTTCCCGACCAATTTAACGCTAGTAACAGGCGCTGAAGGTGCAACGCCACCACAAGGTATCGCAGAAGTTCTACAAACCTTGCTGTTCAAACTGGTTGATAACCCAGTAAACGCGCTAGTAGAAGCTAACTACATCGGTATTCTTGCTTGGGGTGTGGGCCTTGGTCTTGCACTTCACCACGCATCAGCAACGACAAAAGCGGTATTCGAAGATCTAAGCCACAGTGTTTCTCACATTGTTCGCTTCATCATTCGTCTTGCGCCTTTCGGTATCTTTGGTTTGGTTGCATCAACGTTTGCTACAACAGGCTTCGGCGCACTAGCAAGCTACGCTCACCTTCTAGCGGTACTACTAGGCTCAATGATGATCATCGCGCTAGTGGTTAACCCAGCTATCGTGTACTTCAAAACCAAAGAAAACCCATATCCTTTGGTGTTCCAATGTCTACGTGAAAGTGGCGTAACAGCATTCTTCACTCGTTCAAGTGCTGCGAACATTCCAGTTAACATGAACCTATGTAAGAAGCTAGACCTAGACGAAGATACGTACTCAGTGTCTATCCCACTAGGCGCAACTATCAACATGGCTGGTGCCGCGATCACTATCACTACACTAACGCTAGCAGCGGTACACACTATGGGTATCGAAGTTGACCTAATGACGGCAGTACTACTGAGTGTTGTTGCAGCGGTATCAGCGTGCGGCGCATCTGGTGTTGCAGGTGGTTCTCTACTGCTTATCCCACTAGCGTGTGGTCTGTTTGGTATCTCAAACGACGTAGCAATGCAGGTTGTAGCGGTTGGTTTCATCATCGGTGTGATCCAAGACTCGGCTGAAACAGCGCTAAACAGCTCAACAGACGTTATCTTCACTGCCGCTGTTTGTAAATCAGAACAGAAGAAAGCTCAGTAA